In SAR324 cluster bacterium, a genomic segment contains:
- a CDS encoding PilZ domain-containing protein, whose protein sequence is MDIDSNRFVETGEDPRWPLQSPIQIYIREDMPHLAGHTKDISLSGLHIEIGVKLPANAIITVEIYFQREDVFAFIEQTPLKLKGKVIWRKPLADDYEAWDVGLRFLDISEEQKNSILEEVKTLEVI, encoded by the coding sequence ATGGATATTGACAGTAACCGTTTTGTTGAAACAGGCGAAGACCCACGCTGGCCTCTTCAAAGTCCGATTCAGATCTATATCCGTGAAGATATGCCGCATCTGGCAGGTCATACCAAGGATATTTCCCTGAGTGGACTCCACATTGAAATTGGCGTAAAACTGCCAGCGAACGCGATCATCACTGTGGAAATCTATTTCCAGAGAGAAGATGTGTTTGCATTTATTGAGCAGACCCCGCTTAAACTCAAAGGCAAGGTCATCTGGCGAAAACCCCTTGCGGATGACTACGAAGCCTGGGATGTCGGCTTAAGGTTCCTCGACATTTCTGAAGAGCAGAAAAATTCAATTCTGGAAGAAGTAAAAACTCTCGAAGTCATTTGA